In the genome of Phragmites australis chromosome 9, lpPhrAust1.1, whole genome shotgun sequence, the window GCTGGAGCTGCTTCGACTGCTCGACATCCCGCCGTCGTACCTGAGCGAGTGCCAGAGCCTGCCGTTCCCGTCCACGACCACCTACATGCCCACCAGCTTCACCATCCTGGCGCACCAGGCGTGGCACACGCTGACGCTCGGCCTGGGCACCAAGAAGTCCAAGGTGGTGCTGTTCGTGTTCGAGTCCGAGAGCATGAAGGCGGCCGTGGACCAGCTCTGGCCGGCCATGATCCCGCTCGGGGACGTCAACAAGAAGCTCATCCGCGGGCTCACGGGAAGCGAGATGGCGCGGTTTAAGTTTAGGAAGGGCTGCCTAACCATCTACGTCTACGCCGTGCGCCGGCTGGGCGCCGCCGGGTTCATGTGCGCCGACGACCTCAGGAGGATACTGCAGGCGGTGGTGGAGCTCAAGGATTTCTTGGATCACACCACCATGCTCGCCATGCCGAGCCAGAAGAGCATCACTCTGCAGTCCCGGGTCGCCGTGGCTCACTGAGATCAGTGCATTTCTGTTGAGGCTACAAGAAACCTGATCACTTCAGCAGTGCAGAACAGGTATGCCCGGCTTGCAATTTGCAGGGGCCCTAATTCTTTTTCGGTTCGATTCGTTTGTTCAGTGTCGGTGCAAGTGTTCATCTCCTCTGCTGGGAGATGTATAGATCTGCTGAGCAAAGTGTTTCAGCAAATTAAGCATAGGCTTTTCCAAAGGCAATTTTCTTTCCATGGGTCTCACATTTTGATATACTCCTGTCCCTGAAATAATCCATCAATGAAGCCATCTGTGCTATGACACTTTCTTGCGGTATTGTACGGCACATGTTGCTACAGTTATGGTACAGATCAGGCTTCGGAAATTTCTTTGCTCCAATCTTTTTTCAGCCTTGTACTCATGGTTTTCGCAGATTGTTAGCTTTCTTTGATAGAATTGCACCCACTTGCATATTGCACAGCTGTTTCTTTCTGAAATGCTTGCTAGGCATCGCCAAACTGGAGCTATCGAGAGTCAAAACTCCAGAGAGGAAAGTGAGCACTACAGAATCTCATAAAAGTGGATGCTATTgtctgtttttttcttttttttgttttggaacAGCTCTTATCTGTTTATGTGGAAGTTGCCATCATGTAACTGGTAGAAAAGATGAATATATGCTATATTTTGACCTGTTATGGAGTGACACCAATCTTTTCGAACCTTTGAggcaagaattttttttgaccAAGAGTCCAGATTCTGCAGTGTGCATTTTTCAGTAGTGAAATGCAGCCAAAAGGACAGATTGGGGTGCTGTCGCCATGATCATGGAGGAGCTAAAGTTGGTTGGGGCAGGACACTCGATGCAGTGACATGATGAGTGGTTGAGCGCCATGGGCCATCCACTACGCCCTTACATCATTATAGAAACAAAAGCCAAATCTCACATAGTGCGCTGCGAAAGGACGGACGGTGCAGCCTCTACTGAAACATGCATCCTAGATCATCTCTTCAGTCCTTAGATCTCCTTCCATACAAGATAACTGACCACGGTGATGTACTGCTGTGGCTTGTGGTCCTGTTTACCACAGCTTAAACTTCAGCTTCTTCAGAGAGAAAATCTGAAATGATGCATTTTGCAGCAGCTTATGAGCAAACGGAAGCTGATATTGAAATATGAAGCAGAAGATTCCTATCACAAACTGGATTCTACACGAGCAGAAGACGTCAACACGGGGCTCAAACAGGGCGTAGGTTAGCTACCGAGAGAGATTATATGATGTGAGCACACGATTCTCATCGTAAATGGTAATAGGGAATGAAATTGTAGTAGTAGGTTAGGGATTGAGTTAATATGATGCCATCTGATCATTGTTGAGAGGAACCACATCCATTGGATCTGAGACTACAGTAAGCATATTCTAGTCCTCCAGCACGCACTGGGATATCTCAGATCACAAGTTTGGAGACTTGTATCTATATACGAAAGGTAGGTGCCTGATGGGCCCTCCTCGACCTCTCGCAAGGTCATCCCCGGCATGTCCAGCTAATTTCTGGCGCACCGGGTTTCTTCCAAAAATTGGGAGCGCACCTAACCTAGGGATGTTTGGTTGCAGGTCCCGGAGTGCTTGATCATTGTCAAAATCAGGGTAATGCCAAAATTTAGTTAAAAAATAGTCACCAAACCAAAATTTGGTGGCCAGATCAAAACACGGGCGGTCAAATCAGCCGCCCAAAACTTGACATACAACAGTTAGACCATAGACAGACACAACAAAAGAATTCTAGTCCACTAATTTTTTCTTCGAACCAAACGTTAGCCAAATCACCTGGCACCAAAATTTGATTTAGCCTCCTGGTGTCACAGAACAAACACGCCCCTAATACCATCCCTaataattttttcttcattttattctctttctaATTCACTTTCtcgttcttatttttttttattttcttttatttttaataatttttttcgaaTCTATTAATAAAAGAAATGAGAGATAATCCTGTCCGAGAGGAAATATCTTTACAAAAGGAACTGTAAAAATAAATTGTTGAAACGCTGAAAAGAATAAGAATCCATTCGTGAATGGATTCTTAGGTCACGAAGCGAATTCATTGGACATGATTT includes:
- the LOC133929021 gene encoding uncharacterized protein LOC133929021, translating into MAEEKKKKHMHKQKEKEKQPGGTEQALFKPCADVKGIRFGGQFIVKSFTVRRASPLELLRLLDIPPSYLSECQSLPFPSTTTYMPTSFTILAHQAWHTLTLGLGTKKSKVVLFVFESESMKAAVDQLWPAMIPLGDVNKKLIRGLTGSEMARFKFRKGCLTIYVYAVRRLGAAGFMCADDLRRILQAVVELKDFLDHTTMLAMPSQKSITLQSRVAVAH